One Thermofilum sp. genomic window carries:
- the rimI gene encoding ribosomal protein S18-alanine N-acetyltransferase — MIVITFIVREAQREDLSKVIKINREVLPENYPPFYFELHLNQFGKAFLVAEENGEVLGYIMCRVEYDNLYTNPSKVGKRGHIISLAVVESARRRGIGTALMIEAMESMKKFYGAEEYYLEVRVSNEPAIRLYKKLGYSVIKVIPNYYLDGEDAYLMARPA, encoded by the coding sequence GTGATAGTTATCACGTTCATCGTGAGAGAAGCTCAGCGGGAGGATCTCTCCAAAGTAATTAAGATCAACAGGGAGGTTTTGCCGGAGAACTACCCACCTTTCTACTTCGAACTTCACCTGAACCAGTTCGGCAAAGCTTTCCTGGTCGCAGAAGAGAACGGTGAAGTGCTAGGCTACATCATGTGCAGAGTTGAGTACGATAACCTGTACACAAACCCGAGCAAGGTAGGGAAAAGAGGACACATAATCTCTTTAGCCGTGGTAGAGAGTGCGAGACGCCGGGGGATCGGCACTGCGCTGATGATCGAGGCTATGGAGAGTATGAAGAAGTTTTACGGCGCTGAGGAGTACTACTTAGAGGTAAGAGTCAGCAACGAGCCAGCGATTCGCCTATACAAGAAGCTCGGCTACAGCGTGATCAAGGTCATTCCCAACTACTACCTTGACGGCGAGGACGCCTACTTGATGGCTAGGCCTGCGTAA
- a CDS encoding TATA-box-binding protein translates to MREFPGLVLRLTRPKTATLIFSSGKMVCTGAKSEAEVYKAVKSIVKLLKQYGIDIRNEPIIEIQNIVASANLRASVDLEKAAFMLENAMYEPEQFPGLIYRMREPKVVLLIFSSGKVVCTGAKKEEEVREAVMKVYNTLKEYGVLLEE, encoded by the coding sequence ATCCGAGAGTTTCCGGGGCTCGTGCTGAGGCTCACCAGGCCTAAGACTGCTACGCTAATATTCTCTAGTGGGAAGATGGTTTGTACTGGTGCTAAGTCAGAGGCAGAAGTCTACAAAGCCGTAAAAAGTATAGTTAAGCTATTGAAGCAGTACGGGATAGACATAAGGAACGAGCCGATAATAGAGATTCAGAACATTGTTGCCAGCGCTAACCTGAGAGCGAGCGTGGACCTAGAGAAAGCGGCATTCATGCTCGAGAACGCGATGTACGAGCCCGAGCAGTTCCCAGGTCTTATATACAGGATGAGAGAGCCTAAAGTCGTGTTGCTGATATTCTCCAGCGGCAAGGTGGTCTGCACTGGTGCAAAGAAGGAGGAAGAGGTTCGAGAGGCCGTCATGAAGGTATACAATACTCTGAAGGAGTACGGGGTGCTTCTTGAAGAGTAA
- a CDS encoding proteasome subunit beta — MQRFEPFKGTTTIGLAGPSFVVLAADKRATSGYYIASKDVRKILEVDRHAAVTIAGTVGDAQQLVDRLRAEARYYSTVLGEPMPIRSIANLASLILFSYRPILAVEMLVGGVDSEGPSLYLVDLLGSVTREKFTASGSGSPFAISVLESGYRENISVEEAVELAAKAVRAALSRDPGSGEGVDIAVVSSEGIRYFTQR; from the coding sequence ATGCAGAGATTTGAGCCCTTTAAAGGTACTACAACAATCGGGCTAGCGGGACCTAGCTTCGTAGTTTTGGCTGCCGACAAGAGAGCAACAAGCGGGTACTACATAGCGAGCAAGGATGTGAGAAAGATACTCGAAGTGGATAGACATGCAGCCGTGACGATAGCTGGCACGGTTGGTGATGCCCAGCAGCTTGTTGATCGGCTGCGAGCCGAAGCACGGTACTACAGCACGGTGCTGGGTGAGCCCATGCCTATTAGGAGCATCGCGAACCTAGCGTCTCTGATTCTCTTCAGCTATAGACCAATTCTGGCCGTAGAGATGCTCGTGGGCGGTGTTGACAGCGAGGGTCCATCTCTGTACTTAGTTGACCTTTTAGGCTCTGTAACCCGGGAGAAATTCACCGCTTCAGGCTCTGGCTCCCCCTTCGCGATATCTGTTCTCGAGAGCGGTTACCGCGAGAATATTTCCGTCGAAGAAGCTGTCGAGCTTGCTGCGAAAGCGGTGCGAGCGGCGCTATCGAGAGACCCTGGTAGTGGTGAAGGAGTGGACATAGCAGTAGTAAGCAGTGAAGGGATAAGGTACTTTACTCAGAGATAA
- a CDS encoding 50S ribosomal protein L40e, with the protein MPIRDSEKLQLALDHHFRVKICRRCNARNPWDAERCRRCKSRDLRPKRYKK; encoded by the coding sequence ATGCCTATAAGGGACTCTGAGAAGCTTCAGCTCGCTCTAGACCACCACTTCCGGGTAAAGATTTGCAGGAGGTGTAATGCCCGCAACCCTTGGGATGCTGAGCGCTGCAGAAGGTGCAAGAGCAGAGACCTGCGGCCGAAAAGGTATAAGAAGTAA
- a CDS encoding DUF1947 domain-containing protein produces MSHQSKLRITSRYSLSKRDRRELAEKALSELGESYKEAIEKCNLVEVAKIREGDIEAVYFLDGVPAMLEHKVHGLLPALYYIYKAGVSPKLPSVYVDTGAVSRILNGADVMAPGIRKIEGEFSTGGKVVVKELEKGRPIAIGVALVESKNIPQMMKGKAITNVHYLGDEYWTLSI; encoded by the coding sequence GTGTCGCACCAATCGAAGCTGAGGATTACGAGCAGGTACAGTCTCAGCAAGAGGGACAGGAGAGAGCTAGCGGAGAAGGCGCTTAGTGAGCTCGGCGAGAGCTACAAGGAAGCTATCGAGAAGTGCAACCTGGTTGAAGTCGCAAAGATACGCGAAGGCGATATAGAGGCGGTGTACTTCCTGGACGGAGTCCCCGCGATGCTAGAACATAAGGTGCACGGGCTTTTGCCCGCCTTATATTACATCTACAAAGCTGGCGTGAGCCCCAAGTTGCCAAGCGTATACGTAGACACAGGAGCTGTTTCCCGCATACTCAACGGGGCTGACGTGATGGCCCCTGGTATCAGAAAGATAGAGGGGGAGTTTAGTACAGGAGGCAAGGTTGTGGTTAAAGAACTGGAGAAAGGTCGCCCGATAGCTATCGGTGTAGCGCTCGTCGAGTCGAAAAATATACCTCAAATGATGAAAGGTAAAGCTATAACTAACGTTCATTACCTCGGCGATGAATATTGGACACTATCTATCTAG
- a CDS encoding DNA-directed DNA polymerase I, whose amino-acid sequence MLYLLSVKYDGRSGKTKMVFYDDEKETLVEILDRSNHKPYLLTDLSPEEVVQRYPEVVRHRGFFRIDIVEKYDALEDRLVLMSKIEAQDPLSIGGSPHSIREILKGHAWEAKIKYHHCYIYDRSLIPGMPYEIVDGELKLVRKHADENLARIIEELYSKDKVLAAEALEWAEVLSAPVPRIKRVAVDIEVESPRDRVPNAQEANYRVIAFSYCASDGRKGVFLLKREEGLQEEVKVDGEVVFFDDEKSLIEAIFNLLSSYPLVITFNGDNFDLPYLYNRALKLGVPEEKNPIEWSPKMEYAGLKRGLHIDLYKFFTNRSMRVYAFGNKYREGRTLDEISTALLGKGKVQRDSAIASMSYGKLAEYSLRDAELTYELTAFNDDLVINLIVMMMRISKLPIEDLTRHNISAWIRNMLYYEHRQRGWLIPNPEDIVRKKGQVSTRAIIKGKKYMGAIVLNPLPGVYFNVVVVDFASLYPSVIKTWNLSYETVRCSHEDCKSNSIPGTTHWVCRRRRGMMSSIIGILRDLRVYVFKRLAKTAGSREERQKAEVVQSALKVFLNASYGVFGADSFPLYCPPLAESTAALGRYSILRTMEKAVSLGIPVVYGDTDSLFLWSPSPQAVEELVQSVLSELQIDLSVDKEYAWVVFSRRKKNYLGMLADGQVDVKGLTGKKRNTPDYVKEIFREVIEALSSASDVAAFEKSVDKVKDILRDSIDDLKRGKVPLNLLAFKVALTKPLSSYTKTTPQHVKAARLLITHLKKLGIERSIEVGDVISYVKTSDKMGVKPVELARIDEVDHEKYIEIIRTTLEQVLEALDIRFEELLEKYSIEYFAAAQS is encoded by the coding sequence GTGCTCTATCTCTTATCGGTAAAGTACGATGGCAGGAGCGGCAAAACTAAGATGGTGTTCTACGATGATGAGAAAGAAACTCTAGTCGAGATACTTGACCGGTCTAACCACAAACCCTACCTTCTCACGGACCTCAGCCCGGAGGAGGTTGTTCAGAGGTATCCTGAGGTCGTACGTCATCGGGGTTTTTTCAGAATAGATATCGTAGAGAAGTACGATGCTCTCGAGGATAGACTCGTCTTAATGAGCAAGATCGAAGCGCAGGATCCCTTATCTATCGGAGGCTCTCCGCATAGCATTAGAGAGATTCTTAAGGGCCACGCTTGGGAGGCGAAGATTAAGTATCACCACTGCTACATTTACGATAGGAGCTTAATCCCCGGAATGCCTTACGAGATAGTTGACGGCGAACTTAAGCTTGTGAGAAAGCACGCTGACGAAAACCTGGCCCGGATCATCGAAGAGCTTTACTCGAAAGATAAAGTCTTGGCAGCAGAAGCGCTTGAGTGGGCTGAGGTGCTAAGTGCTCCTGTGCCGCGTATTAAGCGTGTGGCTGTAGACATAGAGGTTGAGTCTCCTAGGGACAGAGTCCCCAACGCCCAGGAAGCTAACTACAGGGTTATTGCTTTCTCGTACTGCGCGTCGGATGGACGGAAGGGTGTTTTTCTCCTGAAAAGAGAGGAAGGCTTGCAAGAAGAGGTGAAGGTAGATGGCGAAGTGGTTTTCTTCGATGACGAGAAGAGTCTTATTGAAGCCATTTTCAACCTCTTATCTTCGTATCCTTTAGTGATCACCTTCAATGGCGATAATTTCGACTTACCCTACCTTTACAACAGGGCGCTTAAGCTGGGAGTACCAGAGGAGAAGAACCCTATCGAGTGGTCTCCTAAGATGGAGTATGCAGGGTTGAAAAGGGGTTTACACATAGACTTGTACAAGTTTTTCACTAACCGCTCCATGAGAGTGTATGCCTTCGGAAACAAGTATCGGGAAGGGAGAACTCTAGACGAAATATCCACGGCGCTTCTCGGGAAAGGCAAGGTTCAGAGAGATTCTGCGATCGCTAGCATGAGTTATGGGAAGCTTGCGGAGTATAGCTTGCGAGACGCAGAGCTCACCTACGAGCTCACGGCATTCAACGATGATCTTGTAATCAACTTAATAGTCATGATGATGAGAATTTCTAAGCTTCCAATTGAGGATCTTACACGTCATAATATCTCGGCATGGATAAGAAACATGCTGTATTACGAGCACAGACAGAGGGGATGGCTGATCCCCAACCCTGAAGATATAGTGAGAAAGAAGGGCCAGGTCTCCACGAGAGCTATAATTAAAGGTAAGAAGTACATGGGAGCTATCGTCCTTAACCCCTTGCCGGGGGTTTACTTCAACGTCGTTGTCGTGGATTTCGCGAGCCTGTACCCTAGCGTGATCAAGACATGGAATCTCAGCTACGAGACTGTTAGATGCTCCCACGAGGATTGCAAGAGCAACAGTATACCCGGCACGACTCACTGGGTGTGCCGCCGCCGACGAGGCATGATGTCCAGCATAATCGGCATTCTCAGAGATCTCAGAGTATATGTTTTCAAGCGGCTAGCCAAAACCGCTGGCAGTCGCGAAGAGAGGCAGAAAGCGGAGGTTGTTCAATCCGCTCTGAAGGTTTTCCTCAACGCTAGCTATGGGGTATTCGGAGCCGATAGCTTCCCCCTCTACTGCCCACCTCTAGCAGAGAGCACGGCCGCGCTGGGCCGATACTCGATCCTGCGCACGATGGAGAAGGCAGTCTCGCTAGGTATCCCAGTGGTGTACGGCGACACAGACAGCCTGTTCCTCTGGAGCCCCTCCCCCCAGGCTGTCGAGGAGCTAGTTCAGTCTGTGCTCTCGGAGCTTCAGATCGACTTGAGCGTGGACAAAGAGTACGCGTGGGTGGTTTTCAGCAGGAGGAAGAAAAACTACCTTGGGATGCTGGCCGACGGGCAAGTCGACGTAAAGGGTCTTACCGGAAAGAAGAGGAATACTCCAGACTACGTGAAGGAGATTTTCAGGGAGGTTATCGAAGCTCTCTCCTCAGCCTCCGACGTTGCAGCATTTGAGAAAAGCGTTGACAAGGTTAAAGATATTCTCAGAGATTCGATAGACGATCTAAAGCGGGGGAAAGTTCCTCTTAACCTTCTCGCGTTTAAGGTGGCTCTCACTAAGCCTCTGTCGAGCTACACGAAGACCACACCGCAGCACGTGAAAGCTGCGAGGCTTCTAATCACCCACCTCAAGAAGCTTGGGATCGAGCGATCTATCGAAGTGGGGGATGTGATCAGCTACGTAAAGACGAGTGATAAAATGGGAGTGAAGCCTGTGGAGCTAGCTCGAATAGACGAGGTGGATCACGAGAAGTACATCGAAATAATCAGGACCACTTTGGAGCAGGTGCTCGAAGCGCTGGACATCCGCTTCGAAGAGCTACTGGAGAAATACTCGATTGAGTACTTCGCCGCTGCGCAAAGCTAG
- a CDS encoding peptidylprolyl isomerase — protein sequence MSGQGAAKGDFLLVDYTLSVLEETGERVIVTTSSERGEEAAGESEPELVILGEGRLLQAIEEALSGMKEGEAREIVLEPRDAFGERDPRNVIILPAKELSSRGVVPRVGEEIEIEGRRGRIIRVGAGRVTVDFNNPYAGKKVKAKLAVRKVLREDSEKIVELLRRWFRGLPRERVSVSLQGNTAEIKVPLAIFAYSNAHILLSGFIRDLEKYFSGITVIRLVEEERIGKAEDEAQAAQSQSEKASSSGGEASA from the coding sequence ATGAGCGGGCAAGGCGCTGCGAAGGGTGACTTCCTCTTAGTAGACTACACGCTCAGCGTGCTCGAAGAGACCGGTGAGAGGGTAATCGTTACAACGAGCTCCGAGAGGGGGGAAGAGGCTGCGGGCGAAAGCGAGCCTGAGCTGGTAATACTCGGTGAGGGAAGATTGCTCCAAGCGATAGAGGAGGCTCTCAGCGGCATGAAAGAGGGTGAAGCTAGGGAGATTGTGCTCGAGCCGCGTGACGCCTTCGGAGAAAGAGATCCGAGAAACGTAATAATTCTCCCAGCTAAGGAGCTGAGCAGCAGAGGCGTGGTGCCGAGAGTAGGAGAAGAGATTGAGATTGAGGGGCGACGCGGACGCATAATCAGGGTGGGGGCTGGGAGAGTAACAGTGGACTTCAACAACCCTTACGCAGGAAAGAAAGTGAAAGCTAAGCTTGCAGTTAGGAAGGTACTTCGCGAAGATTCCGAGAAGATAGTAGAACTGTTGCGGAGATGGTTCCGGGGATTACCCCGCGAGCGGGTATCGGTAAGCTTGCAGGGCAATACTGCGGAAATTAAGGTTCCTCTAGCCATTTTTGCTTACAGCAACGCTCACATCCTGTTAAGCGGATTCATCAGGGACCTTGAAAAATACTTCAGCGGGATAACAGTCATCCGCCTAGTAGAGGAGGAGAGGATCGGGAAGGCTGAAGATGAAGCTCAGGCAGCGCAGTCCCAGAGTGAGAAAGCTAGCTCGAGCGGCGGAGAAGCTTCTGCTTAG
- a CDS encoding UPF0179 family protein: protein MGRRALSMVTEPFARKGAVFQPLLTGKCLSCQFFNVCIGTMRPLVSYRVVEVRKHFNLCPALSERLQVVLVEELPVRLVVEIPFVAPGAVIQYRKPNCPDIPACDTVSVGDGERIRLLQGLQRIRERLWLVEAELLDPPSPRLWLLAKQKLLRRSS from the coding sequence ATGGGTAGAAGGGCTCTCTCAATGGTCACAGAGCCTTTCGCGCGTAAAGGAGCTGTGTTTCAGCCCCTGCTCACCGGGAAATGTCTCTCATGTCAATTCTTCAATGTTTGCATAGGAACGATGCGTCCTTTAGTTAGCTACCGGGTTGTAGAGGTGAGAAAGCACTTCAACCTATGCCCTGCTCTCTCAGAGAGACTCCAGGTGGTTCTCGTGGAGGAGCTCCCCGTGAGGCTCGTCGTAGAGATCCCTTTTGTAGCTCCCGGCGCGGTAATCCAGTACAGGAAGCCGAACTGCCCCGATATTCCAGCCTGCGACACTGTAAGCGTTGGTGATGGGGAGAGAATAAGGCTTCTACAGGGCCTGCAGAGGATTCGCGAGAGATTGTGGCTTGTTGAAGCAGAGCTACTCGACCCTCCCTCTCCACGGCTCTGGCTACTCGCTAAGCAGAAGCTTCTCCGCCGCTCGAGCTAG
- the thsB gene encoding thermosome subunit beta has translation MARTDMSQPVSQIPVLILKEGTQRTTGRDARRANIYAARVIAEALASSLGPRGMDKLLVDSFGNATITGDGATILKEMEVQHPAAKMLVEVAKAQDDEVGDGTTTVVVLAGLLLTHAGELIEQDIHPSIITEGFEKALVEALNTVDAIAEKVDPLDRNILENVAKTALSSKVVAEFKDYLAKLVVDAALQVATKKDGKYDVSLDDIKVEKKRGESLLDTVLVHGIVLDKEVVHPAMPKRVENAKIALLDAPLEIEKPEWTAKINITSPDQLKLFLDEETEILRRKIEKIKEAGATVVFCQKGIDDVAQYYLAKAGILAVRRVKKSDMEKL, from the coding sequence TTGGCTCGAACGGATATGTCTCAGCCGGTTTCCCAGATCCCCGTCCTCATACTTAAGGAGGGAACCCAGAGAACTACTGGGCGAGATGCCCGCAGAGCGAACATCTACGCTGCACGGGTGATAGCTGAAGCTCTTGCAAGCTCGCTAGGTCCACGGGGAATGGATAAGCTACTCGTCGACTCATTCGGGAATGCGACGATCACCGGTGACGGAGCAACTATTCTGAAAGAGATGGAGGTTCAGCACCCCGCTGCTAAGATGCTCGTAGAAGTCGCCAAAGCGCAAGACGATGAAGTGGGTGACGGTACTACCACTGTCGTCGTCTTGGCTGGCTTACTGCTTACTCATGCTGGGGAGCTTATCGAGCAGGATATTCACCCGAGCATAATTACTGAGGGTTTTGAGAAAGCACTCGTCGAAGCTCTCAACACAGTAGACGCGATTGCTGAAAAGGTTGATCCTCTCGACAGAAACATCCTTGAGAATGTCGCTAAAACGGCGCTTTCCAGCAAAGTTGTTGCCGAGTTTAAGGATTATCTTGCGAAGCTGGTTGTCGACGCGGCACTGCAGGTAGCTACCAAGAAGGACGGTAAGTATGACGTAAGCCTAGATGATATAAAGGTCGAGAAGAAGAGAGGCGAAAGCCTCCTCGATACGGTTCTCGTCCATGGAATTGTCCTGGACAAGGAGGTTGTGCACCCCGCGATGCCTAAGCGTGTTGAGAACGCGAAGATTGCTCTGCTTGACGCCCCGCTGGAGATCGAAAAGCCTGAGTGGACAGCCAAGATTAACATCACTTCACCTGATCAGCTCAAGCTCTTCCTAGACGAGGAAACAGAGATCTTGAGGAGGAAGATCGAGAAGATTAAGGAGGCTGGTGCTACTGTGGTGTTCTGCCAGAAGGGTATTGATGATGTGGCTCAGTACTACTTGGCGAAGGCTGGGATTTTGGCTGTGAGGAGGGTGAAGAAGAGTGATATGGAGAAGTTG
- a CDS encoding signal peptidase I — protein sequence MGHGEKRLRTKSEPSSDILPFIATLAILLLAAIVLAPLMKQWNIVPLAVVSSWSMEPTLHVGDIVVVVKKDKYLPGDIALYRSQQGTIIVHRVLGETLAGSYVMKGDANAYEDSYQPKPEEMVGKAAVVVPYVGAFRLLLPIQLP from the coding sequence GTGGGACACGGTGAAAAACGGCTCCGCACGAAAAGTGAACCCAGCAGTGACATTTTACCCTTCATAGCGACCCTAGCTATCCTTTTGCTAGCAGCAATAGTGCTCGCACCTTTGATGAAGCAGTGGAACATCGTACCGCTAGCCGTCGTGTCGAGCTGGTCTATGGAGCCTACACTCCACGTGGGAGACATTGTCGTGGTGGTGAAAAAGGACAAGTACCTTCCGGGCGACATAGCACTCTACAGAAGCCAGCAGGGAACAATCATTGTCCACAGGGTGCTTGGCGAAACTCTAGCCGGATCTTACGTGATGAAAGGCGATGCCAATGCTTACGAGGACAGCTACCAGCCAAAGCCTGAGGAGATGGTGGGGAAAGCTGCGGTGGTAGTACCGTACGTAGGGGCTTTTAGGCTACTCCTGCCCATTCAGCTGCCGTAG
- a CDS encoding beta-CASP ribonuclease aCPSF1 yields the protein MEDIWEAVKEVREGIFSNVPPTAGIVGVDFEGAKVVIYTRNPRVFLENDGELVKKIAKAIKKRLVVRGDPELRREEKETREIIKQKIPSEVGLRDIHFNEVTGEVEIEVLAPEKLDPALVQEIFIETLWYPKVVRSLPVRCRTIQDLRDLYRANSEERKKILHRLGDRIYRKPLFEIDRVRLVALGAFQEVGRSALLVQTPESNILLDAGLKPTNERDELPLFDLPEFDVDSLDAVIITHAHLDHCGALPLLYKYGYKGPVYMTEPTLHLIKLLYEDYIKVSSREGKRELYSMREVNSVLLNAYTLSYGEVTDIAPGVRLTLYRAGHILGSAMAHLHIGEGLVNVVYTGDMKYARTLLLDPAHSKFPRAEVLIMETTYGSKNDVLPSEEDSLLDLAKIVKDTAEKGGVVLIPVLAVGRAQEVLVGLINLMKKNLLPQLPIFIEGMVDEVSAVHMAFPEHLSAEIRKLVYSGESPFTYENVHVIRGEEREEVVSKRPSIILATSGMLTGGPVLDYLRLLASDANSSLVFVSYQAEGTLGRKILQGLRKLSFVEDTGRVATVELQMQVYRLEGFSGHSDRRQLENFLRRMEPSPRLVVLNHGESSKIAEFRSYLTSEWFRKKFDFKAEVIAPKNAESVRVV from the coding sequence TTGGAGGATATCTGGGAGGCAGTCAAGGAAGTACGTGAAGGTATCTTTAGCAACGTCCCTCCCACTGCTGGCATAGTGGGAGTAGACTTCGAAGGAGCCAAAGTAGTCATCTACACTCGAAACCCCAGGGTTTTCCTGGAAAACGATGGCGAGCTGGTGAAGAAGATAGCCAAGGCCATAAAGAAGAGACTGGTCGTCAGAGGAGATCCTGAGCTGAGAAGGGAGGAGAAAGAGACGAGGGAAATCATCAAGCAGAAGATACCTAGCGAGGTCGGCCTACGAGATATACACTTCAACGAAGTGACGGGAGAAGTTGAGATAGAAGTCCTAGCACCTGAGAAACTTGACCCAGCGCTGGTTCAGGAGATATTCATCGAAACTCTCTGGTACCCTAAAGTTGTGCGAAGTTTGCCAGTGCGCTGTAGAACTATCCAGGATCTTCGCGACCTGTACAGAGCAAACTCCGAGGAACGTAAAAAGATTCTGCACAGGCTGGGAGATAGAATATACAGGAAGCCGCTTTTTGAGATTGACCGTGTCAGGTTGGTAGCCCTAGGAGCATTCCAGGAAGTTGGCAGAAGCGCTCTCCTCGTCCAGACGCCCGAGTCCAATATTCTCCTCGATGCTGGGCTCAAGCCGACAAACGAGAGAGATGAGCTTCCGCTCTTCGACCTGCCGGAGTTTGATGTCGACTCTCTGGACGCGGTGATTATTACGCATGCCCACTTAGACCACTGCGGTGCCCTACCCCTTCTCTACAAGTACGGCTACAAGGGTCCCGTGTACATGACCGAGCCAACGCTCCACCTCATCAAGCTCCTCTACGAGGATTACATCAAGGTCTCCAGCCGAGAGGGGAAGCGCGAACTCTACTCCATGCGGGAGGTAAACTCTGTGCTTCTCAACGCTTACACGCTCTCATACGGGGAGGTAACCGACATCGCTCCAGGTGTTCGGCTAACCCTGTACAGAGCTGGTCACATACTGGGCTCCGCCATGGCGCACCTACACATTGGAGAGGGGCTCGTGAACGTAGTATACACGGGCGATATGAAGTATGCACGAACTCTACTCCTCGATCCGGCGCACAGCAAGTTCCCGCGCGCAGAAGTACTGATCATGGAGACGACCTACGGAAGCAAGAACGATGTCCTCCCCAGCGAGGAGGACTCGCTGCTCGATCTAGCTAAAATAGTTAAAGATACTGCCGAGAAAGGAGGGGTTGTTCTAATACCGGTTCTGGCAGTCGGTAGAGCACAGGAAGTCCTGGTGGGGCTTATTAACCTAATGAAGAAGAATCTTCTGCCCCAGCTGCCTATATTCATAGAGGGGATGGTGGACGAAGTATCCGCGGTGCACATGGCGTTTCCCGAGCACTTATCCGCAGAGATCAGGAAGCTCGTCTACAGCGGTGAGAGCCCCTTCACGTATGAGAACGTACACGTGATACGCGGAGAGGAGAGAGAGGAGGTGGTGAGCAAGCGCCCAAGCATAATTCTGGCAACCTCAGGCATGCTCACCGGCGGCCCTGTGCTAGACTACCTCAGGCTGCTTGCAAGCGACGCGAATAGCAGCCTCGTCTTCGTAAGCTACCAGGCGGAGGGGACTCTAGGTAGAAAGATCTTGCAGGGGTTGAGAAAACTCTCCTTTGTTGAAGACACAGGGCGCGTTGCCACAGTAGAGCTACAGATGCAGGTCTACAGGCTTGAAGGGTTCTCGGGGCACAGCGATAGGCGGCAGTTGGAGAACTTTTTAAGACGAATGGAGCCCTCACCCAGGCTAGTGGTACTCAATCACGGCGAGAGTAGTAAAATTGCTGAGTTCCGAAGCTACTTGACGAGCGAGTGGTTCCGAAAGAAATTCGACTTTAAAGCTGAGGTAATAGCACCCAAGAACGCAGAAAGTGTAAGGGTGGTATAA